From the Pseudopipra pipra isolate bDixPip1 chromosome 22, bDixPip1.hap1, whole genome shotgun sequence genome, one window contains:
- the SZRD1 gene encoding SUZ domain-containing protein 1 isoform X2 — protein MESCIPQGGARPASQAPSLPEGMSQEPRGELGLPGIAHGMCPKCPVEGWDNPAGDVGFTPHQEIDRRLEKKLKITQKERAGSSRRDVATALGKPCKKKPLPGRNGKSKSPPKVPIVIQDDSLPSGPPPQIRILKRPTTNGVLSTPNSASRPAFPVKSLAQREAEYAEARKRILGSASPEEEQEKPILDRPTRISQPEDTRQPNNVIRQPLGPDGSQGFKQRR, from the exons ATGGAg AGCTGCATCCCACAGGGAGGAGCCCGCCCGGCATCCCAGGCGCCTTCCCTGCCCGAGGGGATGAGCCAGGAGCCTCGCGGAGAGCTGGGATTGCCTGGGATAGCACATGGAATGTGTCCCAAGTGCCCCGTGGAGGGCTGGGATAACCCGGCAGGAGACGTGGGATTCACCCCCCACCAG GAGATAGACAGGCGGTTGGAGAAGAAGCTGAAGATCACACAGAAGGAAAG AGCCGGGTCTTCCAGACGGGATGTAGCTACAGCTTTGGGGAAGCCTTGTAAGAAAAAGCCTCTCCCAGGAAGAAATGG AAAGTCCAAATCTCCTCCCAAAGTGCCGATTGTGATCCAGGACGACAGCCTTCCCTCGGGGCCTCCCCCCCAGATCCGCATCCTCAAGAGGCCCACGACCAACGGCGTCCTCAGCACGCCCAACTCGGCCAGCCGCCCGGCCTTCCCGGTGAAATCCCTGGCACAGAGGGAGGCGGAGTACGCCGAGGCCAGGAAACGCATCCTGGGCAGCGCCAGCCccgaggaggagcaggagaagccCATCCTGGACAG gcCCACCCGGATCTCGCAGCCGGAGGACACCCGACAGCCCAACAATGTGATCCGGCAGCCGCTGGGCCCCGATGGCTCCCAGGGCTTCAAGCAGCGCAGATAA
- the SZRD1 gene encoding SUZ domain-containing protein 1 isoform X1 yields MESCIPQGGARPASQAPSLPEGMSQEPRGELGLPGIAHGMCPKCPVEGWDNPAGDVGFTPHQEIDRRLEKKLKITQKERAGSSRRDVATALGKPCKKKPLPGRNGRKSKSPPKVPIVIQDDSLPSGPPPQIRILKRPTTNGVLSTPNSASRPAFPVKSLAQREAEYAEARKRILGSASPEEEQEKPILDRPTRISQPEDTRQPNNVIRQPLGPDGSQGFKQRR; encoded by the exons ATGGAg AGCTGCATCCCACAGGGAGGAGCCCGCCCGGCATCCCAGGCGCCTTCCCTGCCCGAGGGGATGAGCCAGGAGCCTCGCGGAGAGCTGGGATTGCCTGGGATAGCACATGGAATGTGTCCCAAGTGCCCCGTGGAGGGCTGGGATAACCCGGCAGGAGACGTGGGATTCACCCCCCACCAG GAGATAGACAGGCGGTTGGAGAAGAAGCTGAAGATCACACAGAAGGAAAG AGCCGGGTCTTCCAGACGGGATGTAGCTACAGCTTTGGGGAAGCCTTGTAAGAAAAAGCCTCTCCCAGGAAGAAATGG TAGAAAGTCCAAATCTCCTCCCAAAGTGCCGATTGTGATCCAGGACGACAGCCTTCCCTCGGGGCCTCCCCCCCAGATCCGCATCCTCAAGAGGCCCACGACCAACGGCGTCCTCAGCACGCCCAACTCGGCCAGCCGCCCGGCCTTCCCGGTGAAATCCCTGGCACAGAGGGAGGCGGAGTACGCCGAGGCCAGGAAACGCATCCTGGGCAGCGCCAGCCccgaggaggagcaggagaagccCATCCTGGACAG gcCCACCCGGATCTCGCAGCCGGAGGACACCCGACAGCCCAACAATGTGATCCGGCAGCCGCTGGGCCCCGATGGCTCCCAGGGCTTCAAGCAGCGCAGATAA
- the SZRD1 gene encoding SUZ domain-containing protein 1 isoform X4 codes for MESCIPQGGARPASQAPSLPEGMSQEPRGELGLPGIAHGMCPKCPVEGWDNPAGDVGFTPHQEIDRRLEKKLKITQKERKSKSPPKVPIVIQDDSLPSGPPPQIRILKRPTTNGVLSTPNSASRPAFPVKSLAQREAEYAEARKRILGSASPEEEQEKPILDRPTRISQPEDTRQPNNVIRQPLGPDGSQGFKQRR; via the exons ATGGAg AGCTGCATCCCACAGGGAGGAGCCCGCCCGGCATCCCAGGCGCCTTCCCTGCCCGAGGGGATGAGCCAGGAGCCTCGCGGAGAGCTGGGATTGCCTGGGATAGCACATGGAATGTGTCCCAAGTGCCCCGTGGAGGGCTGGGATAACCCGGCAGGAGACGTGGGATTCACCCCCCACCAG GAGATAGACAGGCGGTTGGAGAAGAAGCTGAAGATCACACAGAAGGAAAG AAAGTCCAAATCTCCTCCCAAAGTGCCGATTGTGATCCAGGACGACAGCCTTCCCTCGGGGCCTCCCCCCCAGATCCGCATCCTCAAGAGGCCCACGACCAACGGCGTCCTCAGCACGCCCAACTCGGCCAGCCGCCCGGCCTTCCCGGTGAAATCCCTGGCACAGAGGGAGGCGGAGTACGCCGAGGCCAGGAAACGCATCCTGGGCAGCGCCAGCCccgaggaggagcaggagaagccCATCCTGGACAG gcCCACCCGGATCTCGCAGCCGGAGGACACCCGACAGCCCAACAATGTGATCCGGCAGCCGCTGGGCCCCGATGGCTCCCAGGGCTTCAAGCAGCGCAGATAA
- the SZRD1 gene encoding SUZ domain-containing protein 1 isoform X3, with translation MESCIPQGGARPASQAPSLPEGMSQEPRGELGLPGIAHGMCPKCPVEGWDNPAGDVGFTPHQEIDRRLEKKLKITQKESRKSKSPPKVPIVIQDDSLPSGPPPQIRILKRPTTNGVLSTPNSASRPAFPVKSLAQREAEYAEARKRILGSASPEEEQEKPILDRPTRISQPEDTRQPNNVIRQPLGPDGSQGFKQRR, from the exons ATGGAg AGCTGCATCCCACAGGGAGGAGCCCGCCCGGCATCCCAGGCGCCTTCCCTGCCCGAGGGGATGAGCCAGGAGCCTCGCGGAGAGCTGGGATTGCCTGGGATAGCACATGGAATGTGTCCCAAGTGCCCCGTGGAGGGCTGGGATAACCCGGCAGGAGACGTGGGATTCACCCCCCACCAG GAGATAGACAGGCGGTTGGAGAAGAAGCTGAAGATCACACAGAAGGAAAG TAGAAAGTCCAAATCTCCTCCCAAAGTGCCGATTGTGATCCAGGACGACAGCCTTCCCTCGGGGCCTCCCCCCCAGATCCGCATCCTCAAGAGGCCCACGACCAACGGCGTCCTCAGCACGCCCAACTCGGCCAGCCGCCCGGCCTTCCCGGTGAAATCCCTGGCACAGAGGGAGGCGGAGTACGCCGAGGCCAGGAAACGCATCCTGGGCAGCGCCAGCCccgaggaggagcaggagaagccCATCCTGGACAG gcCCACCCGGATCTCGCAGCCGGAGGACACCCGACAGCCCAACAATGTGATCCGGCAGCCGCTGGGCCCCGATGGCTCCCAGGGCTTCAAGCAGCGCAGATAA
- the SZRD1 gene encoding SUZ domain-containing protein 1 isoform X8: MESCIPQGGARPASQAPSLPEGMSQEPRGELGLPGIAHGMCPKCPVEGWDNPAGDVGFTPHQEIDRRLEKKLKITQKESRKSKSPPKVPIVIQDDSLPSGPPPQIRILKRPTTNGVLSTPNSASRPAFPVKSLAQREAEYAEARKRILGSASPEEEQEKPILDR, encoded by the exons ATGGAg AGCTGCATCCCACAGGGAGGAGCCCGCCCGGCATCCCAGGCGCCTTCCCTGCCCGAGGGGATGAGCCAGGAGCCTCGCGGAGAGCTGGGATTGCCTGGGATAGCACATGGAATGTGTCCCAAGTGCCCCGTGGAGGGCTGGGATAACCCGGCAGGAGACGTGGGATTCACCCCCCACCAG GAGATAGACAGGCGGTTGGAGAAGAAGCTGAAGATCACACAGAAGGAAAG TAGAAAGTCCAAATCTCCTCCCAAAGTGCCGATTGTGATCCAGGACGACAGCCTTCCCTCGGGGCCTCCCCCCCAGATCCGCATCCTCAAGAGGCCCACGACCAACGGCGTCCTCAGCACGCCCAACTCGGCCAGCCGCCCGGCCTTCCCGGTGAAATCCCTGGCACAGAGGGAGGCGGAGTACGCCGAGGCCAGGAAACGCATCCTGGGCAGCGCCAGCCccgaggaggagcaggagaagccCATCCTGGACAGGTGA
- the SZRD1 gene encoding SUZ domain-containing protein 1 isoform X5, giving the protein MRGARARRRTGIKMEDEEVAESWEEAADSGEIDRRLEKKLKITQKERAGSSRRDVATALGKPCKKKPLPGRNGRKSKSPPKVPIVIQDDSLPSGPPPQIRILKRPTTNGVLSTPNSASRPAFPVKSLAQREAEYAEARKRILGSASPEEEQEKPILDRPTRISQPEDTRQPNNVIRQPLGPDGSQGFKQRR; this is encoded by the exons ATGCGCGGGGCGCGGGCCCGGCGGCGGACGGGAATTAAAATGGAAGATGAGGAGGTCGCggagagctgggaggaggcGGCCGACAGCGGG GAGATAGACAGGCGGTTGGAGAAGAAGCTGAAGATCACACAGAAGGAAAG AGCCGGGTCTTCCAGACGGGATGTAGCTACAGCTTTGGGGAAGCCTTGTAAGAAAAAGCCTCTCCCAGGAAGAAATGG TAGAAAGTCCAAATCTCCTCCCAAAGTGCCGATTGTGATCCAGGACGACAGCCTTCCCTCGGGGCCTCCCCCCCAGATCCGCATCCTCAAGAGGCCCACGACCAACGGCGTCCTCAGCACGCCCAACTCGGCCAGCCGCCCGGCCTTCCCGGTGAAATCCCTGGCACAGAGGGAGGCGGAGTACGCCGAGGCCAGGAAACGCATCCTGGGCAGCGCCAGCCccgaggaggagcaggagaagccCATCCTGGACAG gcCCACCCGGATCTCGCAGCCGGAGGACACCCGACAGCCCAACAATGTGATCCGGCAGCCGCTGGGCCCCGATGGCTCCCAGGGCTTCAAGCAGCGCAGATAA
- the SZRD1 gene encoding SUZ domain-containing protein 1 isoform X6 encodes MRGARARRRTGIKMEDEEVAESWEEAADSGEIDRRLEKKLKITQKESRKSKSPPKVPIVIQDDSLPSGPPPQIRILKRPTTNGVLSTPNSASRPAFPVKSLAQREAEYAEARKRILGSASPEEEQEKPILDRPTRISQPEDTRQPNNVIRQPLGPDGSQGFKQRR; translated from the exons ATGCGCGGGGCGCGGGCCCGGCGGCGGACGGGAATTAAAATGGAAGATGAGGAGGTCGCggagagctgggaggaggcGGCCGACAGCGGG GAGATAGACAGGCGGTTGGAGAAGAAGCTGAAGATCACACAGAAGGAAAG TAGAAAGTCCAAATCTCCTCCCAAAGTGCCGATTGTGATCCAGGACGACAGCCTTCCCTCGGGGCCTCCCCCCCAGATCCGCATCCTCAAGAGGCCCACGACCAACGGCGTCCTCAGCACGCCCAACTCGGCCAGCCGCCCGGCCTTCCCGGTGAAATCCCTGGCACAGAGGGAGGCGGAGTACGCCGAGGCCAGGAAACGCATCCTGGGCAGCGCCAGCCccgaggaggagcaggagaagccCATCCTGGACAG gcCCACCCGGATCTCGCAGCCGGAGGACACCCGACAGCCCAACAATGTGATCCGGCAGCCGCTGGGCCCCGATGGCTCCCAGGGCTTCAAGCAGCGCAGATAA
- the SZRD1 gene encoding SUZ domain-containing protein 1 isoform X7 — protein MRGARARRRTGIKMEDEEVAESWEEAADSGEIDRRLEKKLKITQKERKSKSPPKVPIVIQDDSLPSGPPPQIRILKRPTTNGVLSTPNSASRPAFPVKSLAQREAEYAEARKRILGSASPEEEQEKPILDRPTRISQPEDTRQPNNVIRQPLGPDGSQGFKQRR, from the exons ATGCGCGGGGCGCGGGCCCGGCGGCGGACGGGAATTAAAATGGAAGATGAGGAGGTCGCggagagctgggaggaggcGGCCGACAGCGGG GAGATAGACAGGCGGTTGGAGAAGAAGCTGAAGATCACACAGAAGGAAAG AAAGTCCAAATCTCCTCCCAAAGTGCCGATTGTGATCCAGGACGACAGCCTTCCCTCGGGGCCTCCCCCCCAGATCCGCATCCTCAAGAGGCCCACGACCAACGGCGTCCTCAGCACGCCCAACTCGGCCAGCCGCCCGGCCTTCCCGGTGAAATCCCTGGCACAGAGGGAGGCGGAGTACGCCGAGGCCAGGAAACGCATCCTGGGCAGCGCCAGCCccgaggaggagcaggagaagccCATCCTGGACAG gcCCACCCGGATCTCGCAGCCGGAGGACACCCGACAGCCCAACAATGTGATCCGGCAGCCGCTGGGCCCCGATGGCTCCCAGGGCTTCAAGCAGCGCAGATAA
- the NECAP2 gene encoding adaptin ear-binding coat-associated protein 2 has product MAAEREDYEAVLCVKPAVLVYRVPPRASNRGYRAAEWQLDQPAWSGRLRITARGSTAFIRLEDKTSGELFAQAPVEQFPGIAVESVTDSSRYFVIRIEDENGRRAFIGVGFADRGDAFDFNVALQDHFKWVRQQSELARQDLDQGPKLDLGFKEGQTIKLNIANMKKKEGATGNTRPRPAGPGGLTLLPPPPGGKSCGERPPSLPGPARLPGTPITDSVLSWPQPSAPAAPAADAWGDFAKASGSTPNQTQGNWVQF; this is encoded by the exons ATGGCGGCAGAGCGGGAGGACTACGAGGCCGTGCTGTGCGTGAAGCCGGCGGTGCTCGTGTACCGCGTCCCGCCCAGGGCCTCCAACCGCGGCTACAG agccGCGGAGTGGCAGCTGGACCAGCCAGCCTGGAGCGGGCGGCTGCGGATCACGGCCCGCGGCAGCACCGCCTTCATCCGCCTGGAGGACAAGACCTCGG GGGAGCTCTTTGCCCAGGCACCTGTGGAGCAGTTCCCGGGAATTGCTGTGGAGAGCGTGACGGATTCCAGCAGATACTTCGTCATCCGGATCGAGGATGAGAATG GCCGCCGGGCGTTCATCGGGGTTGGCTTCGCGGACCGAGGGGACGCCTTCGACTTCAACGTGGCCCTGCAGGACCATTTCAA GTGGGTGAGGCAGCAGAGCGAGCTGGCCCGGCAGGACCTGGATCAGGGACCCAAACTGGATCTGGGATTCAAGGAAGGACAAACCATCAAACTCAACATCGCT aacatgaagaaaaaggaaggagccACAGGGAACACCAGACCACGTCCTGCAGGGCCCGGGGGCCTGACTTTGCTCCCCCCACCTCCCGGGGGGAAATCCTGTGGAGAGCGCCCGCcctccctgcccggccccgcccggctcCCGGGAACGCCCATCACAG ACTCGGTGTTGTCCTGGCCTCAGCCctctgctcccgctgctcccgcTGCCGATGCCTGGGGAGACTTTGCCAAAGCTTCGGG gtCAACTCCTAACCAGACTCAGGGGAACTGGGTCCAGTTCTGA